The Carnobacterium divergens nucleotide sequence GTTCAAATAAAAAGCATTCCACTCTAACTCAGCTTCTGTCAATTCAATTTCTAAATGCTTGACAGGCGAACTGATTTCCCAAATTGAGCTAAAACGCTGCATTATTTTTTCTAGCAACTCATAATTTTTCTCTTTTATAAGTATTTTTTTACTCACTGCAAAAAATTCATTTTTTTGATTTGATAAATGAAGATGCGTTCCAATTCTAGGAGCAGAACTTTGAAAATAGTTTATTTTCAGCCTATCATCATCATAAAAGCTCATTAATTTTTATTCACATTGTCTTTTTTATTAAATGCACTTAATTGGGTCACCAGTTTGTCAAAAGTGATAGCTGACTCATCTTTTAATTCATTGACACTTAAGTAAAGACTATGGGCAACATTTTCAAGTTCATTTAATTCTTTTTCTGCTTCAAATACTTTTGTTTGAGCTTCGTATTTCGCTTGACTCATAATTTGCTGTGCTTTTTTTTCCGCCTGTTCAATCATACGGCTTGAAATCCCTTTTGCCTCTACTAACACATCTGCAATTTCCACCTTATCACTATGATTTTCTGTAGAATTCTTTTCTAATTCATCTTGTAACTGATGAATTCTTTTTTGTAGCTCATTCTCTACATCTTTTTTCTCACTTTTCAACTTTTCAATAACAAACATTAAACGTGTTCGTTCTTCCTTTTCAACCGTCCGTTTTTCAGATTCCTCAACTAATAATTGTTTCAGCTTGTTGTTTTCAGAACCAAATTCTTTTTTCATTTGTTCTTGTTGGGCTTCCATGTTCGAAACTGCTTGATTAACTTTTGATTGTTCTTCTTGGTCATTCGCTTTAGCATGATCCAAAGCTTTCTTGAGTTTCGCAACAAGGTCTTGGTAATCCATCATTTTATTCGTAATTTGGTCAACTTCTCGTTGCTTTTGATCTGCTTCACTTTTTATACGTTCATTCATATTAAATAATCGTTCGTTTTCTTCTTTTACATGCATCATTTCTGTACTTAAAGCAGAGTAGCTAGTTTGCGTTTCTGAAATTTGTTCTTTTAATAAATCTATCTCTTTTTGAAGTTCATCCTCTTCATAATCGTAGCCCACGTCATCATACTCCTCGTAACTATAGTCATACTCTTTATTTTTCTTTTTTTGTTTTGGAAAAACATAGTCAAACATAAAAGTCTCACTTCGCTTTCTTTACTTTATTCACAACAATTTTTATCTCAATATATTATAACTTTTCTTCCTGAAACTGAAAGATAAAAAACAAACCTTCCAAAAACCATTTTTTTACCCTTTTGATTCCTATTCTAATTTGTATTAATTCATGCATGTTTCAAACTTAAAATTTTCATTTCTATTTTTTTTAAGTCATTCAAACTTAAATCTCGATTTATTGTAATAAGCTGTGCTTTTTCATATTTTATGCTGATTTCTTTGATTGGAATTGTTACCAAAGCCATGTCCACTTTTTCATTACCCTCTAAAAATCTTGCGTCAATAAGTTCAATATTATATTTTTTTCCTAAATAGGATTTAATTTGATTTATAACAAAATCTCTTGCAAAAAATGGAAGCCCACTTTCTAGCACAATCCTAATTTTTTTTTCATAAATTGGTAACTTATCAAATTTGGCAAAAATCATCATATAATGAGTAGATAAATATTGTTCTTCCTCAAATAGCGGCAAATTAGTTTCTTTTTTTAACAGTCTAATAAATTCTATTAGTTTAATATTCAAATTCTTACAGTATTTATTTATATATTCGGAATAGTCATATCCATTAATATCACAGCCAAAATTAACAAATTGTTTACTAAAGCTATGACAATAAAAAAGCCATGTTTCAACTTCTTTCCTATGCTCACTCGGTATTAAAAAAAATTTTTCTTCAAAAAATTGCATACATTTATTTGTAGCAATAGTTGCTTCTGAATCTTTAATATCATGGTTAGAATCCCCGGTAAAACCAATGCTTTGAAAAAATTGATAGTATAGTTCTACATCCTCATATTTAGCTCTAGAATCTTCTGCTATTTCTAAATTAAGCTGCAATCCTAAATTTTCTCTGTCAATAGTATTATTTTTTAGCTGCGTGCGGCTTTGGCTAATTCGAATTTTATTTATTGCCAAATAAAACATCAATCTCCGTTTGTCAATTTCAGTTATATTTTTAACATTTAATTGCGAAATAAGGTTATTTACATCGAGTTTCATTTGATTCTCATCAATAGAATCGAATGGCCAAACAACGCCTCTTGTAATCCTCCAAAAAAATAAATATAAAAATAACTGTATCTGTTTTTCTTCGCCTACTATTTCATATGACCCTCTTGAAATTTCTAGATTGTATCTTTTTAAAAATATTCTTAGATCTGACAACTGTCGTTTAATTGTTGATTCTCCTATAAAAAATTGGGATGAATAATCCGAAATAGAAGTTACTCGACCAAAAATAATTTCACTTAGTAGTGTAATCGTCCTATTTTTATTTAACAAAAAGGCAATAAAGCGTTTCAAATCATCATTTAAGCAAACATCAAAAAAAACGCCTTTATTCCGAATAACTGTAATTACTTGCTCTCCTTCATTGAAATCTATTAAATCTTTCTGTAAGGTATTTACAATTTTTCTTAGTCTTTTTTCTGGAAAATTAAATATTGAAATAAGCTGTTCCGTACTCACAAAGTTAGACTGCTCAGCGAGATAAAGTGCTATATTGATTTCAAGTAATTCATCTTCTGTAATTAATTCAAAATGTTTCACCTAAATCCCTCTTTCTATTAAACTAAAAAGTTTAAGTGTTTTACTCTTTTATAATTCAAACTTTTAATTTATATTGCCGAGTTCGACAGTAACTCGTGTTTGTTCTAAATAAAATTAACTTCTAACATTAATTCCTTTTCCTATTCTTTAATACAGGAACTTATTATTTATTCATACATACAAACTAGTTTTTCTTTAGCCAACAATCTTCATGCATATTAACCTGGTTAATCTCAATTTTTTTTATACACTTACTTATTATTCTTTTTTTTAATTCGCTATTCTCAATATCAATTGGAGCAATACATTGAATATCGAGTTCTTCATTGTAATTGTTGACTTTGGTCCTAACAGTTACTACATAAAGAGACATATCTCTCCAATATTTATCAATTAAATTTCCTTTGTCATACAAATTCCTATCATATTCTTCTAGGTCTGAGTCATTTATGATAAAAATGACTTTTTCGACCTTAATATACAAAATCGTAGCATCAATATAGTTGTTTAAATGTTTTTCTAAATCTCTTTTTTTATAATTTTGTGCCACAACCATTTGCCTATTGAATCTTTTATTATTATTATTTATCCAACTATAATAGTAGCAATCCATAATCCAACATGCTGAAAAGAGATTCTCTAAATTAATCATGACTTGTTCTCCTAATTCTGTGATTTTATATCTAATTTATTCGCAAATTAGATTTGTATCATTACTATAATTCAATATACAACTTATTTTTCATCAAATTTCACACTTACTAATTTCTAGTTTTGATTAATAATAGTTTACTTAATAATATTAATTGCACATTTTAATTTGTAATCTTCCTAAAATAAGCTATAATCCGTCTTCTTTATGGTCGTTACTAGACCTATTATTACTAGAAAATTTTTATTTGATATTAAAAAAACAGATTTTATCATAAGATAAAATCTGTTTTTTAGATAAATCGATATTAGTAGGATAAATATAAGACTTATAAAATGTTCCAAATACTTTTCTAAAAAGTTATACAGTTTTTTTCTAGTGAAGAAAGATACAACAATTTATTCTATTCACCATAAATCACTGTTTTTTCTTTAAACAATTTAATAAAGCTTCTTCTATTTTTGCATAGTCTGCAAAATGTAGTTCCCGATTAATGGCGATAATTTGAGCGTTCTTGTATATCTCATTGTACTCATCTAATGGAATTGTGGTTAAGAAAACATCCACTCTTTCTTCATCTATCTTCTCACCTAATTTAAAAAATTTGATGTTATATCGACTTCTAAAATAATTTTTGATTTGTTCTACTAAAAAGTTTTCAATCGCTTTAGGAAGTGCCGTTTCTAAATACACCATTATTTCCTTCTCAAAAGAAAGGTTTTTCGATACATTCGCTAGAAGCATAATATAATGTGGAACTAAAAATTTTTGCTCTTCATATAAAGACAGGTGTGTTTGTTGTTTAGCAGTTTGGATAAATTTGATTATTTTTTGCTCCAAGTTAAACGCATGTAAGTTCATCAATCTTGTATAATCATACCCATTAATATCTGTTGAGAAATTATGGAATTCGTGCGCTAAAACATGAATAGAATACAAGAACTCTTTTTCAACTTTCGTTTGTTCTACCGAAATATTAGAGAGTACATGTTTAATTTTATTGAACGTATAGACATTAGCCACTCCAGCAGGTAATAGATGCTCTTCCTCAAACTCTAATTCTCCGCTTAAGTTATTAAACCACGCAAACCCTTTAAAGAGCTGATACATAAAATAAAATTCATCTCTTGATAAATTGGACAAATAGTTCAATGATACTAAATCAGATTTCAACTTTTCATAATTTTCTGAGTAAAGAAAAATCTCATCATATTCAACATGGTTGTTTGAATTAATACGGATTTTAGTGATAGCTAAAAGAAACATCAGTCTCTTTTTTTCAATAGGAGATAAATGAGCAACGTATTCTTTTTCACTCAAGCCCTCCACAATTAATTTCATAGATTGTTCAGAAACCGTCTTGAACGGCCAAACTAATCCCCGATTAATTCGCCAAAAAAATAATAAGAAGAAATAACGTATTTGTTTTTCACTCCCAGTAAGATTGAAATTTTTATTTGAAATACCTATTTTCAAATTTCCAAGTAATTTTCTTACACTATTCAAATTTCTTCTAACAGTTGCTTCACTTAAATGATGGTCGAGAGCGTATTGGGTCACAGTTTTAAATTCCCCTTGAAAAATTGACTTTACTAATTGAATGTTGGGACTATGTTCCATAATAAAAATAAAAAATAGTTTCAAATCACTTTCAATAGGAACATTTAATTTTGTTCCATAACTTGTAGAAATATCAATCGAATATCCCTCAGTATTATATTCCTCTATATGTTGTTCTAAATTTCTGGAAATTTTTCTTGCCGAAAAACTAGAGAGATTAAATTCTTCACTTAATTCTTCTGTGCTCACATATCTAGACTGTTTATCAAGATACATTGCTATTTTTATCTCAAGTAGTGTATCATCTGAAATAAACTGAAAATGCTCCTGTTTCTCCACAATCACTCTCTCCTTTTGCTCTATCACTTTTTACACCAATTGTATCGTAAAAAAGAGATTTTTTCATGTATCAAGTTGCTTATTGTATAAAAATATTTTTTAGACTAGTACTGGTTTAAAATGCTTTATTTAATAAAGTATCAGATAATCAATCGCTACAAACCCTTGCATCATTTTTCCTTAAAATTAATACAAGAAGATATGCAAAATATAAACCACAATTTCAATGAAAAGCCGTCTAAATATAATCAAAAACTCTATTATGAGAAAATAGAACAATAAATTCCAGATTATTCTATTTTCTTAAAGTATTAAGTTTTTTATATAGAATAAAAGCCGTTCCTATAGGTGAATTCAAGAAAATTAGTACCAGTATGGGGAAACTATACAAACAAAAAAATCTTGGCGATTTCCAGTTATTCTGAAAATCGTCAAGATCGTTTTATTTTTTAAGGCCTCTATGTCACGACCTCTGTTCACTTGATTCGCTTTAAAATTTTTCTTTCACATCATCGATAAAATCTTCTGTTTTATCTTTTGCTTCAGTAGCGAATTCTTTTACTTTTCCAACAGCTTTATCAAACATGCCTTCTGCTTGCTTTTGTTTGTCGCCTGTTGCTCCGCCTACGCGATCTTTCACTTCACCTTTGACTTGATCTAATTTACCGTTATCTTCCGTCATTGTGCATCCCTCCAACTTTTCTTTTATTATACAAAAAAAGAATCGTAATTTCCAAAGATAACCCTTTTTAGCTTTTATTGATGATTGAAATGGCATTTAAGACATTTGGAAAGCCGATATAAGGCAAACAGTGAATCATCGTTGCAAGCAAGACTTCTTTGCTGTTTCCTACTTTCAAATTCCCCTTCGCATGTGCTAAAATTTGTTTTTCTTGACCGTTTGCAACCAGCATACATAAAATTAAAAGCTCTCTTGTTTGTAGGGACAACCCCGATCTCGTATAAAAGTCACCAAACCCAACTGCAGTTAAAAAGTTCGGCACTACAGTTTTCAAGTTTTCAGGCAAGTCTTGATGGGCTTGTTGAATTTCATCGCCATAAATAGGCGTTTGAATTGCTTTTCCTTTTTCAAAGCGCTCCTCTTCTGTCACTTGTTTTTGACTAGGTAGTGGAAGAGCGATTCCTTGTTCTTCAAAAACTTCATTAATAGCATTAACCGCATTCAAGGTCTTCGGAAATCCGATAAAAGGAGCACACTGATAAATGGCTTCTTTGATTTCAATTGGTGTTACACCTATCCTTAATGCAGCTTCTGTATGCGCTTTTAATTGAGGCAAGGTTTGTTGGACGGCTAGTAAAACGACCGTAACAAGCTCTCTTAATGAATCTTCCAGATCGCCAACGTAAAAAACTTCACCAAAAATAAATTTTTGCAAAATCTCCATTAACTCAGGATCTTTTGAATCCATTGTTGGAAATTCGCCAAATAGTTCGTTAAATTTTTCCCGACTTAGTTGAGTTCTGTCCATATGCTCTCCTTCTTTCTAAAAATTGTGATTGATTGCTTCAATAAAGGTAAACCTTTGATTTTCATATTCAAATTTTAAAATACAGCCATTATCAAAACGAATAGCCTCACGTTTCGATAAATCTTCCCATTTTTTTAAGAACATAAAACAAGCGCCACCATGACTCACCGCTAAGACGTTTTCGTGATTCTCTTGCTCCATCAGTTCAAGCAAGGTTGTATTCATCCGATTTTGTACGTCTTTATCCGATTCACCATTAAATCGAACAAAAAAATCCCCATACGTTTCTTCTTCTGGTGTTAGCGGAGGATTTAAATCTTCACTTTCTCCTTCAAATGTACCAAAATCCCATTCTTTCAGACCTTTCAATCGAGTATAAGGCAATTGAGTCATTAATTCTAGCGTATCACTTGCCCGTTCTTGTGTTGATGAATAGGCGTGAGTCAGTTTAATTTGGTTGTCTTTAAAATAAGTTCCGGCGGTTATTGCTTGTTGTTTTCCTTTTTCAGTTAAAGGAGAATCGCTTGCCCCTTGGATTTTGCGTCGCGCGTTGAATAATGTTTGCCCATGCCTCATTAAATACAATGTTTTTTTCATAAGTTCACTCCCATTTTTTGATGATCTCTTTGGCTAATTCGATCTTTTGTTAAATTTATTTTGTAGTCGAGATAATCTAAGGTTTTTTGTTGTTTTGTCATTTTTTCAAGGATGATTGCTTGTTGCTTGGCAAGAATTTCTTCCCGTTGCTCTAAGGTTTCTTCTCCTTCACGATACAAATCAAAGTAATGTTTAATTGCTTCAAGAGTTAAACCGGCTTCTTTCATACAAATAATAAAGTCGATATGATCCAAATCTTCTTGTTGGTAATTGCGAATGCCGTTTTCTCTTTTGATTGGTTCAATTAAGCCAATTTTTTCGTAATATCTTAAGGTATCAATACTGAGGTTAAATTTTTTACTGACTTCATTTATTTTCATGTATCTTCCTCCTTTTTTTATAGTTTAACACTTGGAGTTGACTCTAGGTCAAGTGTTTCTTTTTATTCGTAACTTTTATTTATAAAGTCTCCTTTTTTATAAGTATTGTTGAACAAATTTTTGTTTGCCTACTCCTTGTGGTTATTCGTTAATTGATAAACAATCAGAGGCACATTGTCAAATCTAGTGATGGTTAATTCTTGTAGGTGAGGACTTGATTTCAACGCTATTTTTCTAGTGCTTGATTTTGCTCTACCATCGACTCTCAATCAAATAAAAACGAACAATTCTCCTCCTTTCAAGAATTGTTCGTTTCATTTATTTTGTAGAAGTTCGATAAATCAGTTCCGTTCCAATTGTAATTTTTCGTGGAACAGGGGCAGGATTTTCTATCAGTTCTTTTACTGTGTCTACAGCTAACTCACCCATCCATTCCGTATGCACTTTGACTGTTGTTAATGCAGGTGACACATATTTTGCAACACTTACATCATTAAACCCAATCAGCTCTATGTCCTGAGGTACCTGAATTGAAGCTTCCTGCAACGCTCGCAATGCTCCAATCGCTAACGCATCACTTGCTGCAAATAAAGCGGTTGGCAATTCTTTAGTGGTCTCAATAAATTTTTTCATTGTTTCATAACCTGCTTCTACAGAAAACTCTGCTTGTAGAACGAATTCTTGATGATACGCTCCCACTGCTTTTAGCTGTTGTTTAAATGCTGTTAATCGAGCATCTTCTAGTAATTTATTGGATTCTTTTGTGTATTCTTGACCTGAAAGGATGCCAATTTTTTGATGTCCTTTATTTTGAAATTCTTGAAGGACCATTTCTACACTTTGAAAAAAATCAACAACAATTGAATCATACCCTAGTGCCATAGCATCAAAATCGACAAAAAGAAGTGGCCCTTTTAACAAACCTAAGCGTTGGATTTGCTGTTCATCAAACTTACCAAGAACAATCGTTCCGTCCATTTCTTTTGTTGAAAGTTCATTAAACGGTTCTTTTATTAACGTAATCCCAGCCTCTTCAGCTCTTTTTTCAATGCCTAAGCGAATGGATAAATAATAAATATCATCTAGTTCTTCTTGATTGTTAAACCATTGAACGAAACGTACCGTTCTTTTACCCACTCGCTGTTTTCTATGATGTTTTTTGTAATTTAATTCTTCTGCTACTTCAAATATTTTCTTTTTCGTTTCATTGCCAACTGACAATGTTTCATCATAATTTAAAACACGTGAAACAGTAGCCGAAGAAACGCCTACTGTCTGTGCAATATCTTTAATGGTTACGATGATTCTCACCTCAATTTTCTATACTTTCGATAAAACGCCTAAATGCTGCAATTCCTTTTTTATCTCGTTTAAACACTCCTGCATCAATGAGAACTTGGGTAAATACATCTCCCACACCTTTTTGAATAATCTCCATCACATTCTCTGGGGTAATGGTTGCATTCGTTTTTAAACTTTCTGCCCACGTACGATGGTATTCCGCCATTTCATGATTTTTATTTAATAAATAGTGTTTAACCTCTATTAATTCTTTGGACAGTCTAGGCGGCAGAATCGCTAGTCCCATCACTTCAATTAAGCCAATATTTTCTTTTTTTATGTGTTGCACATCTGGATGTGGGTGAAAAATACCGTCAGGAAATTCTTTTGATGTATTATTATCTCGTAAAACTAAATCAATTTCAAATAAGTTGCCGTTTCTACGAGCAATTGGCGTGACCGTATGATGAGGTGTACCATCTAAAGAATAGGCACTGATTTCCACCTGGTCATCTGAATAAATTCGCCATTTTTCTAAAATCAACGTTGCGGCTTCAATCAACTCATTCTTACTTGTACTTTGGAGACGAATAACCGACATTGGCCATTTTACAATACCAGCTGTTACTTGCTTAAAGTTGGTTAAACAAAAAGTCGTTTCTATCTCTGCAGTGGCCATGGGAAAAGTATGCCGTCCTGCCTGATAGTGATCATGAGCCAATATTGATCCTCCCACAATCGGTAAATCGGCATTCGAACCTACAAAATAATGTGGCAATTTTTCCGTAATACTTAATAGACGTCTAAATGTCTCTCTTCCAATCTTCATAGGACGATGTTCCGTTGATAAAATGATAGCATGTTCGTTATAGTAGGCATAGGGGGAGTACTGAAATCCCCAACTTTCACCCTCTAGGTCCATTCGGATAATCCGATGATTGGTTCGAGCCGGATAATCCATTCGCCCGTGGTATCCTTCATTTTCCATACACAGCATGCATTTAGGATAATGCTCCACCAATGTATTTTTTTCAGCTACAATTTGTTTTGGGTCTTTTTCTGGCTTCGAAAGATTGATTGTAATCTCTAGTTTACCATATGAAGTCTCTGCCGGGAAAAGAATATTTCGAGCAACTGATTTTGTTTTAATATAATTAGTTATTTTACATAGTTCGTAAAAATAGTCTGTCGCTTTTTTTGGAGAATGCTGATACTGTTGATAAAATTGTTGATTAACTAGCGAAGGCGATGGCATAATAAAATCCATTAATTGTGCTTCAAGTATGTCCGACTCCGCTATAGAATCTCCAATAACCTTATTTTCCTTGGCTTGAATAAGTAGCATCTCAACACTTTTCAAAATGGTGGTTTGATTATCAGTCATTTCACTTTCCTTTGCTAACTCTTTTTCACCAATTAAATGAGCTATTTGGTTTGTAAGATAAAAACGATCCATCTCATCCCAATTTCCTCGATGAATGATTTTCGTTACAAAGTCTGCAATTAACTGACTCCCTTTATTACTCATATGAACCCTCCTATTTCTTATAGCCTAGCGGATGATGAACATGCCAATTCCAAGCAGTTTGAATGATTTTTTCAATTTCTGTATAGCTAGGCTCCCAACCAAGAATATTCTTTGCTTTTTCACTGGAAGCAACCAAAGAACTAGGATCTCCATCTCTACGTGGAGCCATCACGGTAGGAATTTCTTGACCCGTTACGCTTCTGGCTGCCTCCACCATTTCTTTAACAGAATAACCGTTGTTGCTGCCTAAATTAAACGTGTCACTTGGACGACCAGCGTCTAAATAATCTAACGCTAGTAAATGTGCAGCGATTAAGTCTTCTACATAAACATAATCGCGAATACATGTACCATCAGGGGTTGCATAATCTTCACCAAAAATTGACAACTGCTCTCTTTGACCTAAAGCAACTTGTAAAATAAGGGGAACCAAATGGGTTTCAGGATGATGGTCTTCTCCAATCGATCCGTCTGCTTTAGCACCTGCAACATTAAAGTACCTAAGTGCAACATAACGAATGCCATAAGCGATGTCACACCATTTCATCATTTTTTCCATCATCAGCTTACTTTCACCATATGGATTTTTAGGATTCGGTGTTGTCATTTCATCAATTGGTGATTTTTTAGGTTCTCCATAAGTAGCAGCTGTACTAGAAAAAACGATTTGCCTGACATCATGCTTATTCATGACTTCTAGTAACACTTGCATACCATGCACATTATTATTGAAATAAGCTAGTGGTTTTTCAACAGACTCTCCTACTAAAGAACTGGCTGCAAAATGCAGCACGCTTTCAATTTGTTCTTTTTGAAAAACTTCGTTTAAAAATGCGACATCACGAATATCTCCTCTATAAAACAATGCAGCTGGATGGACGGCTTGTCTATGTCCCGTCAATAAATTATCAACGACTACAACCTTTTCGCCTTTTTGAATTAATTGTGAAACTGCATGAGACCCTATATAACCCGCCCCACCTAGAACTAAAATTGCCATTCGATTCTCTCCTTTTTTACGATAATTTTCGTGCACCCTCAGCAATATAAGCTTTATAAAAATCTGCTGGATACCCAATTTTTTCTTGATAATTTTCGCCAACAACTTGAATAAAGGCATCTAATTCACTTTCTTTAACCAACGCAATGCTGCACCCACCAAAACCAGCACCTGTCATTCTGGCACCCAGTACCCCTGGCTGGCGCTGGGCACAAGAAACTAAGGTATCCAATTCAATTCCTGTTACTTCATAATCTTGCTTTAAAGAAGAGTGAGAATCATTAAGGAGTTTCCCAAACTCCATCAAATTGCCTTCTGTTAATGCTTCTTTGGCTTTTAACGTCCGTTGATTTTCAGTAACTGCATGTCTGGCACGCTTGATTAAAGTTGGATTTCCAATCAAATGAAGATAACGTTCAAAGCTAGCTTCATTTAGTTCACCTAAAGAAGCAATGCTTACTTTTTTTTGTAAAAGATGCAACGCTTCTTCGCATTCTGAACGTCTTTCATTGTACTTAGAGTCTGCTAATTCTCTACGTTTATTCGTATTCATAATGACAACCACATATTCTCCAAAGTCTGCTGGAACCATTTCATATTTTAATGAACTCGTATCTAACAAAATGGCTTGATTTTTTTTCCCCATTCCTACTGCAAATTGATCCATAATACCTGAATTTACACCAATAAAACTATTTTCAACTTTTTTTCCTATTTCAATCAATTCTAAGGTAGGAACCTCCAACTTAAATAAATCATTAAGGATCACTCCCGTTAAAAGTTCAATTGATGCAGAAGAAGATAAACCAGCACCATTTGGAATGGTTCCATAAAAAAGAATATCAACTCCGCTAGTGATGTTATAGCCAGCCTCTATTAAATACTTCACTACTCCTTTGGGATAATTCGCCCAATTATGAGCTCTTGAATAAGAAAGATCTTCCATTGAAAATTCAATTACACCACTGTCTTTAAAGTTTTCAGAATACAATCGGATCCTGTTATCTTTTCGTTTACTTGCAATCCCATATGTTCCTAGCGTAATCGCTGCTGGGAAAACATGTCCTCCATTGTAATCTGTATGCTCGCCTATTAGATTGATTCTACCGGGAGAAAAATAACTGTCTCCATCCTGTTTATCAAATAGTTTGACAAATTTTTTTTTTAATTCCTTTTCCATTTCTCCACCTCATTAAAATTATTTTAGTAAATTAATTGTAGTTTATTTACTAAACTTTTTCAACTTTTTAATAAAAAATGTGAATTCATCCCTTTCCAAAAGTACCCTATTCATTTTAAAAGTAACGGAAATTGATTAACATTCATTTCCTTACACAGACAAAGTAAATCTTTACTTAATTTTACTTATATCGTATGATTACATTAAAATTAGCTCACAGAAATTAAATTTGCAATGGCAGAAAGGACTGTTTTTATTGACAATTACATCAAAAGATTTTGGAAATGAGATGACTCTTTATTCCCTAACAAACAAAAATGGAGTCATTTTAAAAGTGACTGACTTTGGAGCAAGGATCGTTCAGCTTGCTATTCCTACAAATAAAAAGGACCTGCGTTCTATTGTTTTAGGGTTCGATTCTACACGTGACTATCTTGAAAATGATTTATACTTTGGCGCAACAATTGGTCGAACCGCTGGACGGATCATCGAAGGAACATTTACACTAAATAATTTGAACTATCAAACAACTGTTGATCCTTTCACTAAAAATACTTTACACGGAGGTTCTCCCAGTTTTGAAAGTAAAAAATGGAGCACTCAACTAGTTCAATCAGAACCCGAACCTGCCATTACATTTTGTTTAAAAAGCCCTGATGGTGAAAATGGCTTTCCTGGTAATTTGACTGTCTCAGTCACGTATACTCTTACTGATAATAATGAATGTAAAATAACTTATCATGCTACAGCTGATGTCCCTAGTATTTTTAATCCAACAAATCATGTTTACTTTAACTTAACGGGGGACCCTACTCAATCTGTCGCAGACCATGAATTATTGATTCAAGCAGATGAATTTATTCCTTTAAAATCAGATGTTACACCTTTAGGAGTTACAAAAAGTGTCGAAAATACAGCTTTTGATTTTCAAAAAATTAAAAAAATAAAAGAGGCGCTTGATAGTAACGACTCTCAAATTTTAATGATGGGAGGACTAGACCATCCATTTATTCTGACTAATCACGATCTAATCCATCCGGATGTTCTTTTAATAAGTCCAGATCAAACGATTCAACTAGAACTCTATACCGATCAACCTGCT carries:
- a CDS encoding galactokinase yields the protein MEKELKKKFVKLFDKQDGDSYFSPGRINLIGEHTDYNGGHVFPAAITLGTYGIASKRKDNRIRLYSENFKDSGVIEFSMEDLSYSRAHNWANYPKGVVKYLIEAGYNITSGVDILFYGTIPNGAGLSSSASIELLTGVILNDLFKLEVPTLELIEIGKKVENSFIGVNSGIMDQFAVGMGKKNQAILLDTSSLKYEMVPADFGEYVVVIMNTNKRRELADSKYNERRSECEEALHLLQKKVSIASLGELNEASFERYLHLIGNPTLIKRARHAVTENQRTLKAKEALTEGNLMEFGKLLNDSHSSLKQDYEVTGIELDTLVSCAQRQPGVLGARMTGAGFGGCSIALVKESELDAFIQVVGENYQEKIGYPADFYKAYIAEGARKLS
- a CDS encoding galactose-1-epimerase; this encodes MTITSKDFGNEMTLYSLTNKNGVILKVTDFGARIVQLAIPTNKKDLRSIVLGFDSTRDYLENDLYFGATIGRTAGRIIEGTFTLNNLNYQTTVDPFTKNTLHGGSPSFESKKWSTQLVQSEPEPAITFCLKSPDGENGFPGNLTVSVTYTLTDNNECKITYHATADVPSIFNPTNHVYFNLTGDPTQSVADHELLIQADEFIPLKSDVTPLGVTKSVENTAFDFQKIKKIKEALDSNDSQILMMGGLDHPFILTNHDLIHPDVLLISPDQTIQLELYTDQPAVVLFSANFSDSTLTFHDKKLVNHGGLTLETQIPPGAERFHHFGDLAIRPEKPYDSTTMFKVIF
- the galT gene encoding UDP-glucose--hexose-1-phosphate uridylyltransferase codes for the protein MSNKGSQLIADFVTKIIHRGNWDEMDRFYLTNQIAHLIGEKELAKESEMTDNQTTILKSVEMLLIQAKENKVIGDSIAESDILEAQLMDFIMPSPSLVNQQFYQQYQHSPKKATDYFYELCKITNYIKTKSVARNILFPAETSYGKLEITINLSKPEKDPKQIVAEKNTLVEHYPKCMLCMENEGYHGRMDYPARTNHRIIRMDLEGESWGFQYSPYAYYNEHAIILSTEHRPMKIGRETFRRLLSITEKLPHYFVGSNADLPIVGGSILAHDHYQAGRHTFPMATAEIETTFCLTNFKQVTAGIVKWPMSVIRLQSTSKNELIEAATLILEKWRIYSDDQVEISAYSLDGTPHHTVTPIARRNGNLFEIDLVLRDNNTSKEFPDGIFHPHPDVQHIKKENIGLIEVMGLAILPPRLSKELIEVKHYLLNKNHEMAEYHRTWAESLKTNATITPENVMEIIQKGVGDVFTQVLIDAGVFKRDKKGIAAFRRFIESIEN
- a CDS encoding LacI family DNA-binding transcriptional regulator: MRIIVTIKDIAQTVGVSSATVSRVLNYDETLSVGNETKKKIFEVAEELNYKKHHRKQRVGKRTVRFVQWFNNQEELDDIYYLSIRLGIEKRAEEAGITLIKEPFNELSTKEMDGTIVLGKFDEQQIQRLGLLKGPLLFVDFDAMALGYDSIVVDFFQSVEMVLQEFQNKGHQKIGILSGQEYTKESNKLLEDARLTAFKQQLKAVGAYHQEFVLQAEFSVEAGYETMKKFIETTKELPTALFAASDALAIGALRALQEASIQVPQDIELIGFNDVSVAKYVSPALTTVKVHTEWMGELAVDTVKELIENPAPVPRKITIGTELIYRTSTK
- the galE gene encoding UDP-glucose 4-epimerase GalE, encoding MAILVLGGAGYIGSHAVSQLIQKGEKVVVVDNLLTGHRQAVHPAALFYRGDIRDVAFLNEVFQKEQIESVLHFAASSLVGESVEKPLAYFNNNVHGMQVLLEVMNKHDVRQIVFSSTAATYGEPKKSPIDEMTTPNPKNPYGESKLMMEKMMKWCDIAYGIRYVALRYFNVAGAKADGSIGEDHHPETHLVPLILQVALGQREQLSIFGEDYATPDGTCIRDYVYVEDLIAAHLLALDYLDAGRPSDTFNLGSNNGYSVKEMVEAARSVTGQEIPTVMAPRRDGDPSSLVASSEKAKNILGWEPSYTEIEKIIQTAWNWHVHHPLGYKK